CAGGCGGAGATCGACGACAAGCACATCGAGCTGAGCCTGCACCTGCAAGGTGGCTTGCTGGTGGCAGGTGATGCCGTGCAACTGCAGCAGGTGGTGCGTAACCTGCTGCAGAACGCTATCGAGGCCATGAGCGTCCTACCAACCAGTAATCGCCGCCTGCGCCTGCAATGCGCTCGCCAGGGCGAAGAGCTGCTGGTGCTGGTCGAGGACAGTGGGCCGGGCGTACCCGAGGCGCTGCAGGGGCAGGTTTTCCAGGCCTTCTTCAGTACCAAGTCCAGCGGTATGGGCATGGGGCTGGCCATCTGCCGTTCGATCATCTCAAACCATGGTGGCGTGCTCGGCGCGACCCTCGGGCGCAACGACGAAAGCCTGTTCTTCTTTACCTTGCCTGTGTATCGCGGCTGAAGGACTTTCAGGGTTTTTCAGCCTTGCTCAAGGACACTTGAAGCCCCTGGCCGCGACGCTTGCCTCATTGTCGAGGAGAGCGATCATGAGCGCATTGGGACTGGCCAGGCAGGTGACGCTGGATGCCGAAGCCTATCGATTGACGCAGGGACTGCAGGCGCTTCTGCAGTCGTCGGCCGCCGATGATGAGCGGCTGTTCTCACTGAGCCGGCAGTTGTGCGACTACCTGCTGGGGCGCGATCAGGGCGCCTGCGAACGTAAGCAGCAGAATGCGCGCCTGGCGCCCTGGCAGGAGCGCCGGGCCAAGGAGCTGCTGGCCGGCAGCCTGTCCGGGCGCCTGTACATCGCCGAGGTGGCGCAGCAGTGCGCGATGTCGCGCAGCCATTTTTCCCGCGCGTTCAAGCGGAGCACCGGGCTGTCGCCGCAGGAGTGGGTGATCAATCTGCGCATCGAGACGGCGCAGCGCATGCTCAGTCAGAGCCGTCGTTCGCTGACCGAAATTGGCCAGGATTGCGGGTTCTGCGACCAGGCGCATTTCACCCGCACCTTCAATCGTCGGGTGGGCATGTCACCCAATCGCTGGCGCCAGGCCAGTCGAACTGAGCATGCTTCAGGGATATCACCGCAGGGATAGGTCGCTCTGTGCGAGGATGCAGCGCAGCATCGTGAATCGCGCTGGATGCTCCTACAATGGCGGCCTTACTCGCGAGGCCGCTTGCCATGCTCGAACTCGATTCCACCCTGGCGCAGCATATCGTCGACCGTGCCATGGCCATCCTGCCGCATAACATCAATGTGATGGATGCGCAGGGCATGATCATCGGCAGTGGCGATCCCAGCCGTCTGCACACTCGTCACGAGGGCGCGCAACTGGTGCTGGCCAACCGTCGCGTGGTGGAGATCGACGCGCAGGCGGCGGCCTGCCTGCGTGGGGTCAAGCCGGGGGTGAATCTGCCACTGCTGCATGCCGACCAGTTGATCGGCGTGCTCGGTATTACCGGCGACCCGGAAACCGTGCGGCCATACGCCGAGCTGGTGCGCATGGCCGCCGAGATGCTCGTCGAGCACCGCGTGTTGCAAGCCGAGCGACACTGGCAGCGGCACCAGCAAGAAGCCTGGCTGCGCCACCTGCTCGACCCGCAGCAGGGCCTGGCCGGGCTGGCATCCGAGGCTGAACGCCTGGGCTTGCATCTGAGCTGGCCGCGGCAGATGTGTTTGCTGCGCTTGAGCGAGGAGGGCGACCCGCTGCCGCGTCAGGCCCGCCTGCTGACGGCGCTGGGCGGCAAGAGCGAGCATCTGCTGGCGCCCTTGGGCCGTCTCGAAGTGCTCTGGTGTCGGCCCTACAGCGCCTCGCGGGACGATCAGGCCTGGCTGGCCCAGGCCGACGAGCGTGAGTGGGGCGTGCAGTGCCTGGCGCTCAGCGATCCGTTGGCCGATCTGGCCGAGTTGCGCCAGGCCAGCCTGGTACTGCGTGATCTGCAGGCCTATGGCCGGGCGCGCTTTCCCGAGCGCCGTGTGTTGCGCCTGGATGAGCTGCGATTGCCCACGCTGCTCTATGCCCAGCGCCACAACTGGTTGTTGCAAGGATGGCTGGCGCCGCTGCGTCGGGTGCTGGCGCAGGACACCCAGGGCAGCCTGCGTGAAACCCTGGAGGCCTGGTGTGCCCATGACGGCCAGGCGCAGGCCTGTGCCCAGGCGCTGGGCATTCATCGCAATACCCTGCGTTATCGCCTGGAGCGTATCAGTGAGCTCAGTGGCCTGGATCTCGGTCGCTTCGACCAGCGCCTGCAGCTATCCCTGGGGCTCGGGCTGCTGGAGCCGGATGCTCAGGGGTGAGCGGTAGGAGCGGATTTATCCGCGATCTGCTCGTGCAGGGCGCCAATCCCAGTCGCGGATAAATCCGCTCCCACAAGAATGAGGGGGACTTTGTGCGGGTGCACAGGGCGATGCGCCATCATGTCGGTGCTGTTGGTGCCTGCGCACAGAGCGGTGTGGGCATGAGCTG
The genomic region above belongs to Pseudomonas sp. GOM7 and contains:
- a CDS encoding helix-turn-helix domain-containing protein; translation: MSALGLARQVTLDAEAYRLTQGLQALLQSSAADDERLFSLSRQLCDYLLGRDQGACERKQQNARLAPWQERRAKELLAGSLSGRLYIAEVAQQCAMSRSHFSRAFKRSTGLSPQEWVINLRIETAQRMLSQSRRSLTEIGQDCGFCDQAHFTRTFNRRVGMSPNRWRQASRTEHASGISPQG
- a CDS encoding sugar diacid recognition domain-containing protein — its product is MLELDSTLAQHIVDRAMAILPHNINVMDAQGMIIGSGDPSRLHTRHEGAQLVLANRRVVEIDAQAAACLRGVKPGVNLPLLHADQLIGVLGITGDPETVRPYAELVRMAAEMLVEHRVLQAERHWQRHQQEAWLRHLLDPQQGLAGLASEAERLGLHLSWPRQMCLLRLSEEGDPLPRQARLLTALGGKSEHLLAPLGRLEVLWCRPYSASRDDQAWLAQADEREWGVQCLALSDPLADLAELRQASLVLRDLQAYGRARFPERRVLRLDELRLPTLLYAQRHNWLLQGWLAPLRRVLAQDTQGSLRETLEAWCAHDGQAQACAQALGIHRNTLRYRLERISELSGLDLGRFDQRLQLSLGLGLLEPDAQG